Proteins co-encoded in one Yamadazyma tenuis chromosome 1, complete sequence genomic window:
- a CDS encoding uncharacterized protein (COG:S; EggNog:ENOG503NU1Y) has product MYRSQYYYKQYQTSGKNNYARDDPSFLILLTLFLSISAVAWGLAYSPHALDILKLIVYMVVIDFFLTGIMISTISWLVSNKIFSNSWGVTSQNRYNVNYIEWSFCFDVHCNSFLIIWCLLYLVQFILLPIITIKKSFMSLLLANTLYFVSIGYYFVITFYGFNSLPFVNTQSINSNNQNDSPVRTMQLILVVGILPALAVTWFLSLCLKINVACIMIDLYFN; this is encoded by the coding sequence ATGTATCGATCTCAGTACTACTATAAGCAATATCAGACCAGCGGGAAGAACAACTATGCCCGAGACGACCCATCAtttttgattctcttgaCCTTGTTTCTCAGCATAAGTGCAGTGGCGTGGGGGTTGGCATACTCGCCACATGCACTAGACATTTTGAAACTCATTGTTTACATGGTGGTGATagacttcttcttgacgGGGATTATGATCTCGACCATCAGCTGGTTGGTCtccaacaagatcttcagCAACTCCTGGGGCGTCACCTCACAAAATCGGTACAATGTCAACTACATCGAGTGGAGTTTCTGCTTCGACGTGCACTGCAACTCGTTTCTCATCATCTGGTGTCTCTTGTATTTGGTGCAGTTTATTCTCCTACCAATTatcaccatcaagaagtcgTTCATGTCGCTCTTATTGGCCAACACCCTTTACTTTGTGTCAATCGGCTACTACTTTGTCATAACCTTCTACGGATTTAATTCGTTGCCGTTTGTCAACACTCAGAgcatcaactccaacaaccAAAATGACAGTCCGGTAAGAACTATGCAGTTGATTCTCGTGGTGGGAATCTTGCCAGCATTGGCAGTGACATGGTTCTTGAGCTTGTGTCTAAAGATCAACGTGGCATGCATTATGATCGACTTGTACTTCAACTAG